The window ATCTTGTTTGGTACCAACTACTTTTATGAGAACTTcaataaaacttttctttttctcgttttctttccttcttcactGTCACCACGTAAACTTTTCATTAATTAACAAGtactaaataattaatattgactttttacaatataatattaatgtaagacaggacaagagagagagagaggacggcCCAAAGTTGTTGCTGGTGACCTACTAATTAAACTTACTACAGTTAATTTAGAAATAGtttaaaaattttcattatttaaaatctCTCAGCACTTTCAACATTTGTTgggttttatattaaaatatggtGAAAAAGCAGAAATAAACTTTAGTAAATTGAGAGACGATTATCaagtttcacttttgtttttgctataaaTTTATTTCGTCCTACATATTTGTGTGCAGACGTGTATATGTCATtgtgtatctgtacgtatatgttatatgtttgtgtgaatccatgtgtgtgcgtgtgtgtatatatacatatatttgtgtgtgtgtatatatatatatatatatatatataaatgtaagatctaGGGATCGGGGTGTAGGAATAAAGTtaacttcaagcaatccgtagtaattatatatattaaaaaaaacaactttagggagaatagtggtttattgagacagaaaGTTGTGGAATTTTTTCGTAactcttgtatataaatatttgtatgaatgtgtttgtgtgcgtatttcctacatatatgtaggtGGTCCTATTAAGTTAGACATCGCCTGGGCCTATACtagccgaaacctatcaaagttatcgaAGTTAAAGTTATATGTGACTGAGTGTGGGTGTTCGTGTagttgtctatacatacataagttatatatatttaactgtgtTTAAATACTTATATTTTGCAATATCCACGTATGAAGATGTACATTATACACAGCTGTATGTGTAGCGTATATTAGACATAANNNNNNNNNNNNNNNNNNNNNNNNNNNNNNNNNNNNNNNNNNNNNNNNNNNNNNNNNNNNNNNNNNNNNNNNNNNNNNNNNNNNNNNNNNNNNNNNatatatatatatatatatttatataacttatgtatgtatatatatatttaactgtgtTTAAATACTTATATTTTGCAATATCCACGTATGAAGATGTACATTATACACAGCTGTATGTGTAGCGTATATTAGACATAAGCACCAATCTGAAACAGAAATGGAGCAACAGGCCCCTCTCTCCGCCtctcaaatgcatatatatatatatgtgtgtataaatatatgcatgtttatatatttatctatttgttaatgtatataatatacatacatactttcacatacacattcctatacacacacacacacaaacagatcgtatatgtgtatgtgtgtacacgtgcgaTGAATTTTGTTTAAAGTAAAGCAATTTTTGCTGATTCAGTTAACTATTTAAATATCATCAATCAgctattttcctttaatttttactTCTAAAGTGacaataactttatttatttatttttctaatatgtaTAATcgttatttaatgtaatatttaatcCCTTTGAAAAGATTAAAAGTTGATTAAATTCAGAGAAACTGTAACAGAGAAAAGTTTTTGCTGATAAAATAAAAGCGAAACTGAAAATGGCGTCAATTGTTTTTgtgagaaagtaaagaaagaaggcgtgtgtgtgtgtgaatatgaaagTGGGAGAGACAAGTTAGTTGGAGGAAATAGTTGTTTATGTGAATGCTTGCTTCGGTTTAGCAAATAGTAGGCTGGAAATGTAAGGATTGCTTTAAATAAAGCTAGAAGAAAGGGGAGAAGAAATCCATAGGTGAAAGTGACAAAAAGTTTGGTCGGCCACGTGCTGTGCCATGAAAGACAGGAAACGACCGCCAAAGGTGCCTCTCGCTTTAGTTCCGGTTTTATTATGCATTTTTTTCAGCTATTTTTTGTTAAATTCATTCCACCATAACATATTCTCGTTGTCGACGTTAATAACAACTTTTTACTATCACCCATCCTGGTTATTGTATAGGAAGACATTGATAAGGAGAAAGTTTACAACTTTGAAACCCTCCCTTCTCTATTTGTCATTACTAGAAAGGCGAGGCGACACAGTTTCTCTATAACTTGTTACCGTCCCCGCTCTTCTGCTGTTTgccctcctttttctttttccttcttcgcCTTCACACATGCACGGATTCTGTAGACCATtataatacacacccacacagaagtatacacagagagagaccCTGTAGAAGGTTAATGGCTTCACTTCTACGAGTCTCGGATAGGAATAaacagaagaaacagaaaaacaactATGGATGGGTGCGCCTAAGTACCTTTATGGCGGAGGATCAAGATCCATCTCTTGTCGACAAAATGGTAAAGAACACGTCTTCGAGTTCGCCATCTCATCACGAAAACTGTTGTAatggccatcaccaccaccatcaacagcaacaacacaacaacaacaacaacaataataataatattcataacaaCAATGAGAGCAACAAGTCTTCTGGGGAGACCGACCCTGAAAAAGTTCGGGAAAGTTATGAAACAAATGGTTTATCAGGCGAACAGTCTGAAAAACAACAGGAAACATATTGCAATCACTCTCATACAGGTAAGACAAACATCACCACAAACTTtaactattttttatttacattcattaaC is drawn from Octopus bimaculoides isolate UCB-OBI-ISO-001 unplaced genomic scaffold, ASM119413v2 Scaffold_43208, whole genome shotgun sequence and contains these coding sequences:
- the LOC128251345 gene encoding small heat shock protein hspM-like is translated as MASLLRVSDRNKQKKQKNNYGWVRLSTFMAEDQDPSLVDKMVKNTSSSSPSHHENCCNGHHHHHQQQQHNNNNNNNNNIHNNNESNKSSGETDPEKVRESYETNGLSGEQSEKQQETYCNHSHTVSAHELWPCWGTAIWCCYIILLHEFYFSN